A genomic region of Gossypium hirsutum isolate 1008001.06 chromosome D01, Gossypium_hirsutum_v2.1, whole genome shotgun sequence contains the following coding sequences:
- the LOC107951773 gene encoding disease resistance RPP13-like protein 4: protein MADAIIQVVAGKLIDALKEHSGRVLEFRSQFMELKTQLDFMKSFLADANKLKRKEETVKTTLSMIRELTYDAEDILTDCLLRAEFRDHVFRCNHFLPREMIFQHRTSKRLKDINGRIEKMHKVLKTYLKTIGQQGVHDDVSSVVHRRWTSPAFDESSIVGLAEDTMKIIGWILPTKKQLHQVGIIGMGGLGKTTITQKIFNNHAILERFEERIWVSISQTVNEEETMKTMLKQLGEDTYGLDMGQMLPKIKQALEGKDYLIVMDDVWSVHGWWERLLAGLPKREGQSSAVIITTRKESVAIEMGVEKARIHQPRVLNEEESWALFCRIAFSSEKEAKPHYELEELGKDIVKKCCGLPLAIKTVGGLLKSKTLSIDVWRRIHNNFHDELATREGESSVMASLQLSYDELPTRLKQCLLCFSIYPEDSVISAEQLVHWWVGEGFVQGKDSRTAIELAFDYLSELISRCLVEVVKHRGFDGRVYTCKMHDLVRDLTIKIAREESFCSFDEHGKQRPSIQSRRLGFTGEEDVKSLNKKSKLRAFLMMNSSPVSHDKTIPLFRVRSLRVLDFSLNKLENIPIHKLLHWIISLQRLSYLNLRGVASLKELPQLIGELRNLQLLVLNGCNNLQKLPSSITNLQKLNVLDLGYCPMMRYLPQGLGRLSNLQELSGFTVPSEADRNGCRLGELQWLSKLKVLRVNINEESDIAEEELTVLSHLKQLKVLSINTEGCEKEETFRKLDGLSPPPHLEELYLRYYRGVTTPMWMNPKSLRDLHYLCIENGDLQFVHPSFEGGKTITWKVEGLCLKFLARLQVEWDLVQSVMPRIRYVEVSHCYMLKSFPCNTEKLGVWRK, encoded by the coding sequence aTGGCGGATGCAATCATACAAGTTGTAGCAGGGAAGCTGATTGATGCCCTGAAAGAGCACAGTGGTCGAGTACTTGAATTTCGTAGCCAATTCATGGAGCTTAAAACACAGCTTGACTTCATGAAATCCTTCCTTGCTGATGCTAACAAGCTCAAAAGGAAGGAGGAAACCGTGAAGACAACTCTAAGCATGATCAGAGAATTGACCTATGATGCCGAGGATATACTTACTGATTGCTTGCTCCGAGCTGAATTTCGTGACCATGTCTTTCGCTGCAACCATTTCCTTCCACGAGAGATGATCTTTCAGCACCGAACTTCGAAAAGGCTCAAGGACATCAATGGACGGATAGAGAAGATGCACAAGGTCTTGAAAACATATTTAAAGACAATCGGACAGCAAGGTGTCCATGACGATGTCAGCAGTGTGGTTCATCGTCGATGGACGTCGCCTGCTTTCGATGAATCCAGCATAGTTGGTTTGGCTGAAGATACAATGAAGATTATAGGGTGGATTCTTCCTACGAAAAAACAGTTGCACCAAGTTGGGATTATTGGGATGGGGGGATTGGGGAAAACAACTATAACCCAGAAGATCTTTAACAACCACGCGATCCTCGAACGATTCGAAGAGAGAATTTGGGTGTCCATATCTCAaactgtgaatgaggaagaaacAATGAAGACCATGTTGAAACAACTAGGAGAGGATACGTATGGATTGGATATGGGTCAAATGCTGCCCAAGATTAAACAAGCACTTGAGGGTAAGGACTATTTGATAGTGATGGATGATGTTTGGAGTGTTCATGGCTGGTGGGAAAGATTGCTTGCTGGATTACCCAAGAGGGAGGGACAGAGCAGTGCTGTAATAATCACTACCAGGAAAGAAAGTGTTGCCATTGAAATGGGGGTGGAGAAAGCTCGAATTCATCAACCTCGCGTACTCAATGAAGAAGAAAGCTGGGCATTGTTTTGTAGGATTGCATTTTCTTCAGAAAAGGAAGCAAAGCCGCACTACGAGTTGGAAGAGCTAGGGAAGGATATAGTGAAGAAATGTTGTGGACTTCCATTAGCTATCAAGACCGTAGGAGGCTTGTTGAAATCGAAAACTTTGTCAATTGATGTTTGGAGACGAATTCACAACAATTTCCACGATGAATTGGCTACTAGAGAAGGTGAAAGCTCGGTTATGGCTTCCTTACAATTGAGCTACGATGAGCTGCCAACTCGCCTCAAGCAATGCCTGTTATGCTTCTCCATTTATCCGGAGGACTCGGTGATAAGTGCTGAGCAGTTGGTTCATTGGTGGGTGGGAGAGGGTTTCGTACAGGGAAAAGACAGCCGGACTGCAATCGAATTAGCATTTGATTACCTCTCAGAGCTCATCAGTAGATGCCTGGTTGAAGTTGTGAAGCACAGAGGGTTCGATGGAAGAGTCTACACTTGCAAGATGCATGATCTTGTGAGAGACTTGACCATTAAAATTGCTAGAGAAGAGTCCTTTTGCAGCTTTGATGAACATGGCAAACAAAGACCCAGCATACAATCTCGGCGTTTGGGTTTTACAGGGGAAGAAGATGTGAAATCACTGAATAAAAAATCAAAGCTCCGGGCATTCCTGATGATGAACAGCTCTCCAGTTAGCCACGATAAGACCATCCCACTGTTCAGAGTAAGGTCTCTCAGGGTGTTGGATTTTTCTCTGAATAAGCTAGAAAACATCCCCATTCACAAACTCCTGCATTGGATCATCTCTCTTCAACGCTTATCATATCTGAACCTAAGAGGAGTTGCTTCCCTCAAGGAACTTCCACAGTTAATCGGTGAGCTCCGGAACCTTCAGCTTTTGGTTTTGAATGGATGCAACAATCTTCAAAAGCTTCCCTCGTCCATCACAAATCTGCAGAAGCTAAATGTACTGGATTTAGGGTACTGTCCTATGATGCGATATCTCCCACAGGGGCTTGGGAGGCTTTCAAATCTTCAAGAACTCTCAGGATTCACGGTACCAAGTGAAGCTGACAGGAATGGGTGTCGTTTAGGTGAGCTTCAATGGCTGTCAAAGCTTAAAGTACTGCGAGTAAATATAAACGAAGAAAGCGACATTGCAGAAGAGGAACTCACTGTCCTTTCCCACCTAAAACAACTCAAGGTTTTGTCCATCAACACAGAAGGATGCGAGAAAGAAGAGACTTTCAGGAAACTGGATGGCTTATCTCCTCCACCACATCTTGAGGAGCTGTATCTGAGGTATTACCGTGGAGTGACGACGCCAATGTGGATGAATCCCAAGTCACTTCGTGATTTGCATTATCTTTGTATCGAAAATGGAGACCTGCAATTCGTGCATCCAAGCTTCGAGGGTGGTAAAACCATTACATGGAAAGTTGAGGGGCTTTGTCTCAAGTTCCTTGCTAGGCTACAAGTGGAGTGGGATTTGGTTCAGAGTGTGATGCCTAGAATAAGGTATGTGGAAGTTAGCCATTGTTACATGCTGAAATCATTCCCCTGCAACACTGAAAAACTTGGGGTTTGGAGGAAATGA